In one window of Halomarina pelagica DNA:
- a CDS encoding DUF2080 family transposase-associated protein — MNRYETDDAEEILDRTVKPFGSGGAHITVPKRWIGAEVKVVRVSDPDPSNNE; from the coding sequence ATGAATCGGTACGAAACCGACGATGCCGAAGAGATCCTCGACCGAACCGTGAAGCCCTTCGGGAGTGGTGGTGCCCACATCACCGTTCCGAAGCGGTGGATCGGGGCTGAGGTCAAAGTCGTCCGCGTTTCGGACCCCGATCCATCCAACAACGAGTAG